From a single Bacillus sp. NEB1478 genomic region:
- a CDS encoding MATE family efflux transporter, producing MFQTSTLKEKYKRFLFLVIPVLITQLGLYAMNFLDTVMSGHSGANQLAGVAIGSSLWVPIFTGLNGILMALTPIVSQLEGARNNKHVPIAVTQAVYLAVVISICVILAGFFILDPVLQLMSLEHEVERVAKGYLIALSFGILPLFIYGALRSFIDALGHTRITMIVTLIALPVNAFFNYLFIFGKAGFPELGGIGAGVATSISYWITAVITILLLFKVEPFKKYQIFRTVYRPSLKSWKAQLKIGVPIGFSIFFEVSIFAAVTLLMSDFNTVTIAAHQAALNFASFLYMIPLSIAMALTIAVGFEVGGERYKDAAQYSTIGIITALSFAVLFSALLIIFDEQVAGIYSNQKDVIQLTKSFLWFAVFFQLADAIGAPIQGALRGYKDVNVTFFLSFISYWVLGLPVGYYLANYTSHGAYGYWIGLISGLSAGAIILFLRLKYIQSHAFSSSKQK from the coding sequence ATGTTCCAAACAAGTACGTTAAAAGAAAAATATAAACGATTTTTGTTCTTGGTCATACCGGTTTTAATTACTCAGCTCGGCCTGTATGCTATGAATTTTCTTGATACAGTAATGAGCGGTCATTCAGGTGCAAATCAACTTGCTGGTGTTGCCATTGGCTCAAGTCTCTGGGTACCGATCTTTACTGGGCTAAATGGTATTCTAATGGCGCTGACTCCGATTGTATCCCAGCTCGAAGGAGCCCGAAATAATAAGCATGTACCAATTGCTGTGACGCAAGCCGTATATTTAGCAGTTGTGATTTCAATTTGCGTTATCTTAGCTGGATTTTTCATTTTGGACCCAGTGCTGCAATTAATGTCACTGGAGCATGAAGTTGAACGAGTTGCTAAGGGTTATTTAATCGCCCTATCTTTTGGGATCTTACCGCTCTTTATATATGGAGCACTGCGGTCTTTCATTGATGCGCTGGGTCATACTAGAATTACAATGATCGTCACACTTATTGCTTTACCCGTTAACGCTTTCTTTAATTACTTATTCATCTTTGGTAAAGCAGGTTTTCCTGAACTTGGCGGTATTGGTGCAGGTGTTGCAACATCTATTTCTTATTGGATAACAGCGGTTATTACCATTTTACTCTTGTTTAAAGTGGAACCATTTAAGAAATATCAGATATTTAGAACTGTTTATAGACCTTCTTTAAAATCTTGGAAAGCACAGCTTAAAATAGGAGTGCCAATTGGGTTCTCTATTTTCTTTGAGGTTAGTATCTTTGCTGCCGTAACTTTATTGATGAGTGATTTTAATACTGTTACAATCGCTGCTCACCAGGCAGCATTAAATTTTGCCTCATTTTTATACATGATTCCTCTAAGTATTGCAATGGCATTAACAATCGCAGTCGGATTTGAGGTAGGTGGAGAGCGGTATAAAGACGCAGCTCAATATAGCACGATCGGAATCATTACTGCTCTTTCATTTGCAGTTCTCTTTTCTGCTCTGTTAATTATCTTTGATGAACAAGTAGCAGGGATTTATTCCAATCAAAAAGATGTTATACAATTAACCAAATCTTTTTTATGGTTTGCTGTATTTTTTCAGCTGGCAGATGCTATTGGTGCTCCGATACAAGGTGCACTAAGAGGATATAAGGATGTCAATGTAACCTTTTTTCTCTCGTTTATATCGTATTGGGTACTTGGATTGCCTGTCGGTTATTATTTAGCAAATTATACGTCACACGGTGCATATGGGTATTGGATCGGTCTTATTTCAGGATTATCTGCTGGAGCGATCATCTTATTTTTGCGTCTTAAATATATACAATCTCACGCCTTTTCTTCATCTAAACAAAAATAA
- the msrA gene encoding peptide-methionine (S)-S-oxide reductase MsrA, with translation MNNYEIATFAGGCFWCMVTPFEEWPGIIKVESGYTGGHKENPSYNEVCSETTGHFEAVQITYDPTVISYEKIVSVFWKQIDPTDEGGQFYDRGDSYRTAIFYHDEKQKETAERSKQELQESGRFSKPIATLIIPAKTFYTAEEYHQDYHKKNPFHYKRYRTGSGRDHFIKEHWEDKKKKEEVLKTLNPIQFNVTQNDATEPPFQNEFWNHTEEGIYVDIVSGEPLFSSLDKFDSSCGWPSFTKPVRSSNVDEKEDLSHGMIRTEVRSKDADSHLGHVFTDGPREKGGLRYCINSAALRFIPRQKLKEEGYEEYEKLFENK, from the coding sequence ATGAATAATTATGAAATAGCTACTTTTGCTGGTGGCTGCTTTTGGTGTATGGTTACACCTTTTGAAGAGTGGCCAGGAATTATTAAAGTTGAATCCGGCTATACAGGTGGTCATAAGGAAAATCCTTCTTATAACGAAGTGTGCAGTGAAACAACTGGTCATTTTGAGGCGGTACAGATTACTTATGATCCAACAGTCATTTCATACGAAAAAATAGTGTCGGTCTTCTGGAAACAAATTGATCCAACCGACGAGGGCGGACAATTTTATGATAGAGGGGACTCTTATCGTACAGCCATTTTTTATCACGATGAAAAACAGAAAGAAACAGCAGAACGATCTAAACAAGAGCTTCAAGAAAGCGGCAGATTTTCTAAACCTATCGCCACACTAATTATACCTGCCAAAACGTTTTACACAGCTGAAGAATACCATCAGGATTATCATAAAAAAAATCCGTTCCATTATAAACGTTATAGAACAGGGTCAGGACGTGATCATTTTATTAAAGAACATTGGGAAGATAAAAAGAAAAAAGAAGAAGTATTAAAAACACTAAACCCAATTCAATTTAATGTCACTCAAAATGATGCGACTGAACCTCCTTTTCAAAACGAATTTTGGAACCATACAGAAGAAGGGATCTATGTTGATATTGTCTCAGGAGAACCGCTTTTCAGCTCTCTTGATAAATTTGACAGCAGCTGCGGATGGCCGAGCTTCACAAAACCCGTTCGATCATCAAATGTTGATGAAAAAGAAGATCTTTCTCACGGCATGATACGAACAGAAGTTAGGAGTAAAGATGCTGATTCACACTTAGGGCATGTATTTACTGATGGTCCAAGAGAAAAAGGCGGATTGCGCTATTGCATCAATTCTGCCGCTTTACGTTTTATTCCAAGACAAAAATTAAAAGAAGAAGGCTATGAAGAATACGAAAAGCTTTTTGAAAATAAATAA
- a CDS encoding DMT family transporter — MKNHSLKVPVFIPIIIGIIAISFSSIFVKWSSAPVSVQAMYRLLITLILMIPFVLKQSNWLKKITIKEYGLLILSGTFLAFHFLFWMGSLKLTTVASSTILLSLQPVFVMVGAYLLFKEKTTKPALMSMLVAIIGAILIGWGDIGISFTNIKGDILSVLGTIVVAIHMLIGQSLLKSIPSTLYSFIVFLAAVIVFTIYNLTLHIPMTGYSRIDWGIFILLAIVPTVFGHVLFNWLLKRVTAATISMAILGEPVGASLLAIILLNETLSFTQCIGGLIVLLGLYFFLQNTRKKSKNNNPAILAKPVNTGPIIKDEKRHTGIH, encoded by the coding sequence TTGAAAAATCATTCGCTCAAAGTTCCTGTTTTTATCCCAATTATAATTGGTATTATCGCGATTTCATTTTCATCCATCTTTGTGAAATGGTCGTCAGCTCCGGTTTCTGTACAAGCTATGTACCGTCTGCTGATCACCTTAATCCTTATGATTCCATTTGTGTTGAAACAAAGTAACTGGCTAAAAAAGATTACGATAAAAGAGTACGGACTGTTAATTTTATCTGGTACATTTTTAGCTTTTCACTTTCTGTTCTGGATGGGTTCATTAAAGTTAACAACTGTTGCCAGTTCAACTATACTGTTATCTTTGCAGCCTGTTTTCGTAATGGTTGGTGCGTATTTATTATTTAAGGAGAAGACAACGAAACCTGCTTTAATGAGCATGTTGGTGGCAATCATCGGAGCCATTTTAATTGGCTGGGGTGACATTGGGATCTCTTTTACAAATATAAAAGGAGATATTCTTTCCGTTTTAGGCACGATTGTTGTAGCCATCCATATGCTGATTGGTCAGAGTCTCCTCAAATCAATACCATCAACATTATATAGTTTTATTGTCTTCTTAGCTGCTGTGATTGTTTTTACTATATATAATCTGACATTACATATTCCAATGACAGGGTACTCCCGAATCGATTGGGGTATATTTATATTGCTTGCAATAGTACCGACTGTGTTTGGTCACGTTCTATTTAATTGGCTGTTAAAACGAGTAACAGCTGCTACGATCTCAATGGCTATTTTAGGAGAGCCGGTTGGTGCTAGCCTCCTCGCGATTATTTTACTAAATGAAACATTGTCATTTACTCAATGCATTGGGGGACTTATCGTTCTGCTGGGACTTTATTTCTTTTTACAAAATACACGGAAAAAAAGTAAAAATAACAATCCCGCAATATTAGCAAAGCCAGTAAACACCGGACCTATTATTAAAGATGAAAAAAGGCATACAGGAATTCACTGA
- a CDS encoding GDSL-type esterase/lipase family protein, with translation MKKRYIFTILLLLLIVGTAGWYYYPQYKINQIKKESMVVQNEKQETKQETYLEHLKQSPKKSFVHIVLGDSVAQGRGSDEGGFPVKVNKSLENLTGKEFELENLGVSGATSKGLVNQLKQPAVLEAVRKADIISINIGGNDIVQVAKTEGPLKAIQGYDRVKGEYEKNLQDIFMVIRSQNTDAILVLNELYNVVNAEKNYYPASEKLLNDWNLIAYETALSNKPALVVPVSEALPTKDMEKWLYDSIHPNEEGYDRIAEKTITVFKNHSYKTEQ, from the coding sequence ATGAAAAAAAGATATATATTCACTATCCTTCTTTTATTGCTGATTGTCGGAACTGCTGGATGGTATTACTACCCACAGTATAAAATAAATCAGATAAAGAAAGAATCGATGGTTGTACAGAATGAAAAACAAGAAACGAAACAGGAAACTTATCTCGAGCATTTAAAACAAAGTCCTAAAAAAAGTTTTGTTCACATCGTTTTAGGTGATTCCGTTGCACAAGGCAGAGGATCTGATGAAGGTGGATTTCCTGTTAAAGTTAACAAAAGTTTAGAAAACCTTACGGGCAAGGAATTTGAACTTGAAAACTTAGGTGTTTCTGGCGCAACAAGTAAAGGTTTAGTGAATCAACTGAAGCAGCCGGCAGTTTTGGAAGCAGTTCGAAAAGCAGATATCATTTCAATTAATATTGGAGGAAATGATATTGTTCAAGTTGCCAAAACAGAAGGACCGCTTAAAGCAATCCAAGGTTATGATCGAGTTAAAGGTGAATATGAGAAAAATCTGCAGGATATTTTTATGGTTATCCGTTCACAAAATACTGATGCTATTCTAGTATTGAATGAGCTTTACAACGTTGTGAATGCTGAGAAAAACTATTATCCGGCAAGTGAAAAGTTATTAAATGATTGGAACCTTATCGCTTATGAAACCGCCCTATCCAACAAACCTGCCTTAGTAGTTCCTGTAAGCGAAGCACTTCCTACTAAAGATATGGAAAAATGGCTATATGATTCCATTCATCCTAACGAAGAAGGTTATGACCGTATAGCAGAAAAAACAATTACGGTGTTCAAAAATCATTCTTATAAAACGGAACAATAA
- a CDS encoding group-specific protein, whose amino-acid sequence MNFYIASGFQNKIRIQDMASEIQKLLGWNLTYDWTQNGRAITLEDLARIGTKEYEGVMNSDVVIVILPGGKGCHTELGIALGAQKCIILYDPEEVLGNYIEATTFYYLSNIKHWSGKVHELNDLIKA is encoded by the coding sequence ATGAATTTTTATATAGCTTCAGGCTTTCAAAATAAGATACGTATACAAGACATGGCATCAGAAATCCAAAAATTATTAGGTTGGAATCTTACATACGACTGGACACAAAACGGGAGAGCGATAACTTTGGAAGATCTAGCCCGTATAGGTACAAAAGAATATGAAGGAGTTATGAATTCAGATGTTGTCATTGTCATTCTCCCAGGAGGTAAAGGTTGTCATACAGAATTAGGAATTGCACTTGGAGCACAAAAATGCATTATTCTGTATGACCCTGAAGAAGTACTTGGAAATTATATAGAAGCGACTACTTTTTATTATTTATCGAACATAAAACATTGGAGTGGGAAAGTTCACGAACTAAATGATTTAATTAAGGCGTAA
- the proC gene encoding pyrroline-5-carboxylate reductase: MLKYRNITFIGAGSMAESMISGLINKEGIAPEQITAANHSNIQRRIELIDRYGINSLSFDEVTISNTDVIILAVKPKQAELVLEQLKPNLQDHHIVLSVLAGISTGFMEEIIGKKLPVIRVMPNTSSMIGESITGISAGQYVNNEHLDLAQELSEAIGKVKVISEKHMDLFTGIAGSGPAYFYYLLEHMEEVAVENGMDREIARDIAAQTLYGASKMVIETSNSPADLRRKVTSPNGTTAAGLLALEENGGGKAIEAAVENAAERSKTLREEFEKVPVK; encoded by the coding sequence ATGCTTAAATACAGAAATATTACTTTTATTGGTGCAGGATCTATGGCTGAATCAATGATATCAGGTTTGATCAATAAAGAAGGTATTGCACCTGAGCAGATTACTGCGGCAAATCATTCTAATATTCAAAGAAGAATTGAACTCATTGATAGATACGGAATCAATTCTCTTTCGTTTGATGAAGTAACAATAAGTAATACAGATGTGATTATTCTTGCGGTAAAACCAAAACAAGCAGAATTGGTATTAGAACAATTGAAACCAAATCTTCAGGATCACCATATTGTTCTTTCAGTATTAGCTGGAATCTCTACTGGATTTATGGAAGAAATTATCGGCAAAAAGCTGCCTGTTATCCGAGTAATGCCTAACACATCCAGTATGATTGGGGAATCGATTACAGGCATTAGTGCGGGTCAATATGTAAATAACGAACATTTGGATTTAGCTCAAGAATTATCTGAAGCGATTGGTAAAGTTAAAGTCATTTCTGAAAAACATATGGACCTATTTACAGGGATAGCGGGAAGCGGTCCAGCTTACTTTTACTATCTTCTTGAGCATATGGAAGAAGTTGCTGTAGAAAATGGTATGGATCGTGAAATAGCTCGTGATATTGCAGCTCAGACTTTGTACGGTGCAAGTAAGATGGTTATTGAAACAAGTAATTCTCCTGCAGATTTACGGAGAAAAGTAACATCACCAAATGGTACAACTGCAGCGGGACTTCTCGCACTAGAAGAAAATGGCGGTGGAAAAGCTATAGAAGCTGCTGTCGAGAACGCAGCAGAGCGCTCTAAAACATTGCGCGAAGAATTCGAAAAAGTACCAGTTAAATAA
- a CDS encoding GDSL-type esterase/lipase family protein, producing MPKRKKKHYDWLLTAIGDSLTVGVGAPILGKGYVGRYVNFTEGLFNKQILVNNFALTGLTSEEILYSIRDKTVIRSIQKSKIILLTAGGNDLIQAGVKYFLTFEENPLYEALERCKKNIKKMVKYIIKIKRKAKEPFIIRICTLYNPYPNVKKAVKWVTLFNKYIKCLEKFPCVKVADLYEAFIGRERKLVSFDTVHPNKNGYQVIAVVLYELGFSEFEK from the coding sequence ATGCCAAAAAGAAAAAAAAAGCATTACGATTGGCTCTTAACAGCAATTGGTGATTCCTTAACCGTCGGAGTAGGGGCACCGATATTAGGAAAAGGATATGTTGGAAGATACGTAAACTTTACTGAAGGTCTTTTTAATAAACAAATTCTTGTTAACAATTTTGCATTAACCGGGTTAACATCAGAAGAAATTTTATATTCGATAAGAGATAAAACAGTAATACGATCTATTCAAAAATCGAAAATCATACTTTTAACAGCGGGAGGAAACGATTTAATCCAAGCAGGAGTTAAATATTTCTTAACGTTTGAAGAAAATCCGTTGTATGAGGCATTAGAGAGATGCAAAAAAAATATCAAAAAAATGGTTAAGTATATTATAAAAATCAAAAGGAAGGCGAAGGAACCATTTATCATTAGAATATGTACTTTATATAATCCATATCCTAACGTTAAAAAAGCTGTTAAGTGGGTGACTCTTTTTAATAAATATATAAAATGCTTAGAAAAATTCCCATGTGTTAAAGTGGCTGATTTGTATGAAGCGTTTATAGGAAGAGAAAGGAAGCTTGTTTCATTTGATACAGTTCATCCAAATAAAAATGGATACCAAGTAATTGCTGTAGTTTTATATGAATTAGGATTTTCTGAATTTGAAAAATAG
- a CDS encoding DUF2515 family protein: MRSSKRILTKLTLIPVHFLVQSLNKFKKESKIWRIDETQYEKLKQKWIELGAARIVPAVHFHKHHSTLIHQIKCETKHYNQNNITRTAAYLTFFKKHPEIHWSFLAHMVSRNAGYFMSDLKGEFLPHLMKNSVAEQLYLMLEKGNSLIFQDAFPQLLLYEESKKKKQSLFYLCKHFNVSLFMEGVWELFFAGDASPLLPIAQIINEQSHIEQHLIQSKEFQFLKKSLPFRFQNWLQLSQIIFPVIPLKNSTGKTMKDFDRLNKRISLGKNLYVLLFQKKFYDRIFKFACIQTHTGSRKDYDPEVFSNKSFQNEIVKEKLSFFKTKNAQIYSPELLKVWKENYTGPFFPSNWFANQKIDISLFSLEKTMKHTIWLTYWAGLHKTEAAYLLKAYFKQKKRCLISWHLFK; encoded by the coding sequence TTGAGAAGCTCAAAAAGGATACTCACAAAATTAACACTTATTCCGGTTCATTTTCTTGTTCAATCTCTTAATAAATTTAAAAAAGAATCGAAAATATGGAGGATTGATGAAACACAGTACGAGAAACTCAAACAAAAGTGGATTGAACTTGGAGCTGCAAGGATTGTTCCTGCTGTTCATTTTCATAAACATCATTCTACTTTGATTCATCAAATAAAGTGCGAAACGAAGCATTATAATCAAAATAATATAACGAGAACGGCAGCTTACCTCACTTTTTTTAAGAAGCATCCTGAAATACATTGGTCGTTTTTGGCCCATATGGTTTCTCGTAATGCTGGCTATTTTATGAGCGATTTGAAAGGGGAATTTCTTCCGCACTTAATGAAAAACTCCGTTGCTGAACAATTATATTTGATGCTTGAAAAGGGGAACAGCTTGATTTTTCAAGATGCCTTTCCACAGTTGCTTTTATATGAAGAAAGTAAAAAAAAGAAGCAATCCCTTTTTTATTTATGTAAACATTTTAATGTATCTCTATTTATGGAAGGGGTGTGGGAGTTGTTCTTTGCAGGGGATGCCAGTCCACTTTTACCAATTGCTCAGATCATTAATGAACAAAGTCATATTGAACAACATTTAATTCAGTCAAAAGAATTCCAGTTTTTAAAAAAGAGTCTTCCATTCCGGTTTCAAAATTGGCTGCAATTATCACAGATTATTTTCCCCGTCATTCCACTTAAGAATTCTACTGGAAAAACAATGAAAGACTTTGATCGCTTGAATAAGAGGATTTCGTTAGGGAAAAACCTTTATGTTCTTCTTTTTCAAAAAAAGTTTTATGATCGTATTTTCAAGTTTGCGTGCATTCAAACTCATACTGGATCGAGAAAAGATTATGATCCAGAAGTATTTTCAAATAAATCATTTCAGAATGAGATAGTTAAAGAAAAACTCTCATTTTTCAAAACAAAGAATGCTCAAATATACAGTCCAGAATTATTGAAAGTATGGAAGGAAAACTATACTGGACCATTTTTTCCCTCGAATTGGTTTGCAAATCAAAAGATAGATATTTCTTTATTCAGTCTAGAGAAGACAATGAAACATACTATTTGGCTCACATATTGGGCGGGTCTTCATAAAACAGAGGCTGCTTATCTATTAAAAGCGTATTTTAAGCAAAAAAAAAGATGCCTGATTAGCTGGCATCTATTTAAATAA
- a CDS encoding DUF502 domain-containing protein has protein sequence MKTLIKYFINGLLTILPIVLAVYIIYKIFTFLDSILGNLLKDVLKEDYIPGIGLITTIVLITFLGWMSTQYVSGKIFRLIDRILEKTPFVKTVYTVIKDTIHSFFGEKRSFSTVVLIEYPEIGMKSIGFITTEELSSLGNELEGHVAVYIPQTFQIAGFTFLVPKEKLKILDLKPEEAMKFLLSGGVATK, from the coding sequence ATGAAGACATTAATTAAGTATTTTATCAATGGTTTACTGACAATCCTGCCAATCGTTCTAGCTGTTTATATTATCTACAAAATCTTTACTTTCTTAGACAGCATTCTAGGGAACTTATTGAAGGATGTATTAAAAGAAGATTATATTCCTGGAATTGGTTTAATTACAACAATCGTACTCATTACATTTCTAGGATGGATGTCCACCCAATATGTTTCTGGGAAGATATTCAGACTCATTGATCGGATATTAGAAAAAACACCTTTTGTAAAAACCGTATACACAGTCATTAAAGATACCATTCATTCTTTTTTTGGAGAAAAGCGCTCATTTTCTACCGTTGTCCTTATAGAATACCCTGAAATCGGTATGAAAAGCATTGGATTTATTACGACGGAAGAACTGAGCAGTCTTGGAAACGAATTAGAGGGGCATGTTGCTGTGTACATTCCGCAAACCTTTCAAATTGCTGGCTTTACATTTCTTGTGCCAAAAGAGAAATTAAAAATTCTAGATTTAAAACCAGAAGAAGCAATGAAATTTTTGTTATCTGGCGGCGTTGCAACAAAATAG
- the dat gene encoding D-amino-acid transaminase, protein MENSYVLYHDQIIKGGSIPVDPEDRGYLFGDGIYEVVFVYDRKPFAFDEHFDRFVQSANKLELALPYDIPTFKHLTEELIEKNDVQNGMVYIQMTRGVAPRNHLYERNMQSIVTGYAKSVTLESINQSQTNGIETYLTEDIRWLRCDIKSLNLLGNVMAKRKAADFDCQEAIQHRDGVVTEGSSSNVFIVKNGTLQTHPATNLILNGITRQIVLQIANQLQIPFIEQTFSVADLIAADEVFITSTTMEVTPVVKLKGQQEQTYKIGPVTSELQKNFKTKIENSASKLKS, encoded by the coding sequence ATGGAAAATTCATATGTTCTATATCATGACCAAATCATAAAAGGTGGTTCGATTCCTGTAGATCCAGAAGATAGAGGCTATTTATTCGGAGATGGCATTTATGAAGTCGTTTTTGTATATGACAGAAAACCATTTGCTTTCGATGAACATTTTGATCGTTTCGTTCAAAGTGCAAATAAATTAGAACTTGCTTTACCTTACGATATTCCAACATTTAAACACCTGACTGAAGAGTTAATTGAGAAAAATGATGTACAGAACGGAATGGTTTATATTCAAATGACAAGAGGGGTTGCTCCTCGGAATCATTTGTATGAACGAAATATGCAGAGTATTGTAACAGGTTATGCGAAATCGGTAACTTTAGAGTCAATCAATCAATCACAGACTAACGGAATTGAAACGTATCTAACAGAAGACATACGCTGGCTGCGCTGTGACATTAAAAGCTTAAATCTATTGGGAAATGTAATGGCTAAAAGAAAAGCAGCTGATTTTGACTGCCAGGAAGCGATTCAGCATAGAGATGGCGTTGTTACTGAAGGATCGTCATCAAATGTCTTTATCGTAAAAAACGGAACTTTACAAACACACCCTGCCACTAATTTAATTTTGAATGGGATAACCAGACAAATCGTTTTACAAATTGCTAACCAGCTTCAAATCCCTTTCATAGAGCAAACCTTTTCAGTGGCTGATCTTATTGCAGCGGATGAGGTTTTTATTACGAGTACAACAATGGAAGTTACCCCTGTCGTTAAATTAAAAGGACAGCAGGAGCAAACATATAAGATAGGCCCTGTTACATCTGAACTGCAAAAAAACTTTAAGACTAAGATCGAGAATAGTGCATCTAAATTAAAATCTTAA
- a CDS encoding MFS transporter: MRFRDFHSNIKIRIIESLISGSIGGMIYPFMAIYLADRVGETLTGILLIVNIFVGFIVGFYGGYYADLMGRKKIMAYAESLRFGGILVMALANSPLVTSDTFAAYITIGMMMVNSICWGLAGPASQAMLIDVSTPENRKFMYGITYWTSNLSIAIGGLLGGFLFKNYLFELLLGLTATSLLSAVLVVFFIKETYIPVQIEYKIKPNVVKEMFSNYKQVFKDSVFIKFTFGYLLILSLEFHLTNYISVKLSKDMPTQDLLQFHIDGVQMLGILRTENTVLVVLLAVFISRIINRFKDKNVLYIGLITYSIGYLVISYSNSVWLLLSVMIIATIGELMYVPVKQAYMAEIPPEDSRSAYMAVSGMIFNGAMVIAALSITLGHYISPLGMTALFTICAVTGFFLFKSTVPELDKNREQMKRATA; encoded by the coding sequence ATGCGTTTTAGAGACTTTCATTCCAATATCAAAATCAGAATTATCGAATCATTGATTTCTGGTTCGATTGGCGGGATGATTTATCCGTTTATGGCTATTTACTTAGCCGACAGAGTAGGAGAAACATTAACTGGAATACTTCTTATCGTTAATATTTTTGTAGGATTTATAGTCGGATTTTATGGAGGATACTATGCAGATTTGATGGGTCGAAAGAAAATAATGGCCTATGCAGAGTCTCTTCGGTTCGGTGGGATACTTGTTATGGCATTAGCAAATAGCCCGTTAGTAACATCAGATACGTTTGCAGCCTACATCACAATCGGGATGATGATGGTTAACAGCATTTGCTGGGGCTTGGCAGGACCTGCATCTCAAGCGATGTTAATCGATGTTAGTACTCCGGAAAACCGAAAGTTTATGTATGGTATTACTTATTGGACTAGTAATCTGTCTATTGCAATCGGAGGATTGTTAGGAGGCTTTTTGTTTAAAAACTATCTTTTTGAACTACTTTTAGGATTAACTGCTACCTCACTATTGTCTGCAGTTCTCGTTGTCTTTTTTATTAAAGAAACTTACATTCCAGTTCAAATAGAATATAAAATTAAACCTAATGTTGTTAAAGAAATGTTTTCAAATTACAAACAAGTCTTTAAGGATTCAGTCTTCATTAAATTTACATTTGGTTATTTACTTATTCTATCGTTAGAGTTTCATTTAACAAACTACATATCTGTTAAACTCAGCAAAGACATGCCAACACAAGATCTATTACAATTTCATATAGATGGAGTACAAATGTTAGGTATCCTACGAACTGAAAATACCGTTCTTGTTGTTTTGTTAGCTGTATTCATCAGTAGAATAATCAACCGTTTTAAAGATAAGAATGTTTTATATATAGGGTTAATTACTTATTCCATTGGATATCTTGTTATTTCATACAGTAACTCCGTTTGGTTGCTCCTATCTGTGATGATAATCGCGACCATTGGGGAGTTAATGTATGTACCTGTTAAACAGGCTTATATGGCAGAAATTCCGCCTGAAGATTCTCGAAGTGCCTATATGGCAGTAAGCGGTATGATCTTTAATGGAGCAATGGTCATCGCGGCATTGAGCATTACACTCGGCCATTATATATCACCACTTGGAATGACTGCTCTTTTTACCATTTGTGCAGTTACTGGTTTCTTTTTATTTAAATCTACTGTACCTGAGTTAGATAAAAACAGGGAACAGATGAAAAGAGCAACAGCTTAG